The window GCTAATCCCTCTGGGAAGCACTACTTATTATCAAACATTAACACTTATTACAAAGGTAAAAGGCGAACTTGAGGTCAAACACTTATCCGGGGTTGTCTTTGTCCCCATGACTGGGGATGCATTGAAAAAAAGGTAAAAACAGTTCGTTCTATGAGGCTAAATAATGACGAAAAACAAAGATCAAAGAGAAACCGCTTCACCCATAAAGCTCTACAAAGAACCAGAATTAAGGAATCCCTACATGATTGCAGCGTGGCCTGGCATGGGAAACGTTGCTTTAAAAGCAGCAACCTATATGAGAGAAAAACTGAGAGCTGAAGAATTCGGCATAATAAATCCTGCCGGGTTTTTTCAGTCTAACATAGTCTACATTAGAAACAATCTGATAGAGCCAATAAAACTACCGGAGAATAAATTTTATTATAAGAAAAATGAGGAGGCAGAGAATGACATTATATTCTTTGTAGGAGATGCTCAACCTCTTTCTGGCAGGGAATATGAGTTTGCTGATATGGTTTTGGATGTTGCAGAAAGGTTTAAGGTCAAAATGGTATACTCTTTTGCAGCATTTGCTATAGACACCCACTATAAGGAGAAACCAAAAGTCTGGGGAGTAGCTACCAGCAAAGAACTCCTGGAGAAGTTAGAAAACAATAATGTATTATCTATGAATGACGGTCATGTCGGTGGTATGAACGGAGTAATACTTGGGGTAGCCAAGGAAAGGGGTATAGAAGGTATTTGCCTGCTTGGCGAAATGCCCTACTATGCGACTCAGATAGAAAATCCAAGATCCTCCCAGGTTATACTTGAGGTTTTTGCAAAAATGATAGGCATAAAAATCGATATGACCGAGCTTGAAGTTTTGGCCAGATATACAGAAAGTGAAATAGAAAAGTTCTTTCTCAAAATAGAAGAGTTGAAGTTAGACCAGATGCTGGAGAAAGGTGGTAACAAAGGCCCAGGTTATGTCCATTGAATCTACCTTATCCCCCCTTTTATACATATTAGTCCTATAAGGTACGCTCCTGCAGAACAGATTAAGACACCGGTAAATCCCCAGGAGAGGGCTACTATCACGGCTGTGATAGAACTTAAGACTGATGAACAGCCGTTGACACACCATGCCCAGGGGATAATACCCCTGGAGTATTTATTTAGTATGCCGATTCCAATAGGAAAGGGCATTCCCATCAAAATGCCTAAGGGTATCAAAAGGAGGACAGTATATGCCTGTCTGAGGAAGATATTTCCCCCAAGGGCAAGTGTAAAGATATAGGGTAGAGCCATGGTATAAAATAATATCATTCCAGCTAATATCAAGATTA is drawn from Thermodesulfobacteriota bacterium and contains these coding sequences:
- a CDS encoding PAC2 family protein; the encoded protein is MTKNKDQRETASPIKLYKEPELRNPYMIAAWPGMGNVALKAATYMREKLRAEEFGIINPAGFFQSNIVYIRNNLIEPIKLPENKFYYKKNEEAENDIIFFVGDAQPLSGREYEFADMVLDVAERFKVKMVYSFAAFAIDTHYKEKPKVWGVATSKELLEKLENNNVLSMNDGHVGGMNGVILGVAKERGIEGICLLGEMPYYATQIENPRSSQVILEVFAKMIGIKIDMTELEVLARYTESEIEKFFLKIEELKLDQMLEKGGNKGPGYVH